The window AGCGTGAACCAAGTGTGGCAGATCGGCGGGAATGTGACTAACGGTCGTCCGGGAGTGCATCCTATGACTCCGGCGAACATGGCCTCTACACGGGTGTTGAGATTGACCGGTTCTGATGCTCCGAGCTCTGCTCCGGGCTCTGCTCCGGGCTCTGCTCCAGGCTCTGTTCCAGGGTCTGCTCAAGGGCCGACCACTCCTGGTGCCTCGACCACTCCAGGACAGGCGGGAGGTCCAGAGAACGCGGGTTCGATGTCGACCAGCGTAAATTTCGGGGTTAATTTTGGAATTTTGGTTATGTTGGCTACTATTTTCATCTTTTGAGTATGATTTCATCATCTttacattacttttttttttgctcaataATGGAGACATATACTGTTGTTTATCTTTTTAGTCTTTAGAGTCATTTACTCTTTTTTGTTTTCCACCTATCTCCCCTCTCACCCACATTATTATTCTGAGTTATTATTGGATTTGTATGGACCATTACTATATTATCATCTTGTCTGCTTAAAATAACTGCGTTTGCATCCCCCTTCAGTAGTGGACTATTGCCATTAGATTCAcatagatatttattttgtcCTTCagcttttattttcaaaatggaATTTAAAAAAGCTTTAGGATAAACAAAGCAATATTCacatagatatttgttttgtccaacattgtttttttgtgtgttctcCATTTCATTTGAAAAGTTatcaattgttttgttttgttgttgtcaaTCTGGTgcttaaataatgatttaaagAATAAACCAATAAACCGTCTTACCAACGTTTGATCCCTTATTCCCATTTGTGTGGCTGTTTGACGGAACTGTGTGTTCTCTAGTTTCATCAAACCATTATCGAATGTTTTTATAATAAGTAGTTATCAAATTTAGTTTAACAATCATTCATGGTGTTGAGTGCTAGTAAAATTCTTTGGATTCACAAATGCTTTAAAACAATCTGGTACAAAGCAGAGAGCATAGATGATCTAAGGAATCTATCAAAGCTTTTACAATTTATGTGTGGTTCCAACGTTAGACATTATTTTCATGTAGGTTTCGATATCTTATTGCATATTTACAATCCAAAATATACAATCCCAAATAATCATTATGAACACTTTGGGATACAATTCCCTTTTTCACCAAGTATGGTTACACAGATAAATTGAATAACAATAAGACTGAGCTTGTTTGTGCACACAACTTTGAGTCTGCTTTCAATTGTTTGCTTTGCCCCAACTTCTTGGGAAAGGAACTGCGTCTTTGATATCAGGAAGCCCAGTAGCAAACAAAAGCATATGTTCCATCCTTAGGCTTATCCCTGAATGCTTCACTGTCCCATGCCTCCTTAAATCTAAGTACCACTCGTACTTCTCCCTTGATGTTGATCCAAGTTCCTTGATACTCGCATCCAAAATCTCAAACCGTTCTTCGTTTTGGCTCCCACTGATCACAACGCCAACCTGCAAAAAAGAAAGTTGAAGACTCAACTTCGAACTTCCTAACAACTTTTAGATCAAAAAGTTTGGTTTGCTTCTCTCTTCTCACCTTTGGTACGACCAGATCAAACGCTGCCACAGTCTTCTTATCGTCATTCAACCTTACGTAAAACGGTTTAACCTCTTTCGGGTAGCTATGTATGATCATTACAGAGCCCTTGCAGATCTCATCAGTTAGATAACTGCAAACATTAAGCAGTGAACAGTGAACAGTGAACAAAGACTCAGTTGCATTCACAACAAGCAAAAACAGTATATACCTGAGATGCTCCTCTGTTAAATCAACGCCCCACTTAGGCTTGGTTTCGAATGTTCTAGTGGTTGCCTGTTTATAAAGAAATGAGATCATTATAACATATCAACAAACTTATTTGGAATATTTGAAAGTGTTTTTACCTTTTGAAGAAGACTAATCGCTTCAGTATAAGAGTACCTCAGAAGAGAATTGGAAGCTGTTGCTTCAAGACGTGTGGTAACGGTCTTGTCAACTCGTTTCGATATGAACTTCATATCTTCATGACGATTTTCAAGAAGATATCTGCAGAGGAACTTGAAGAAGTCATCAGCACAGTCCATAGCATCCTGTAACATCCAAAAGAAACAAAGTTACCAACCATTGAATAGCATTTACCAAAATCAAATGTTTATCTTACATCCAACTCAGAGAAAGCCATCTCAGCTTCCACATTCCACGTCTCTGCCAAGTGCCTCGCGTTATCGATTTTATCAGCTGTGAATCTCGGTCCATAGGTATAAACCTTTCCAAGCGCAGAAGCGTAGCTCTCAAGATGGAACCTCCCAGACACAGTCAGATAAGCGTCACAACCAaagaaatcaagcttctgagtTGCTGCCtttggtttttgtttcttctcaagCTGAGCTGCAAGATCTGTCGTTTTCTTCAAGTCGTGCACAGCAGCAGCCACAGCTTCTCGGTTGCTGTCAGATCTCTTAAGGTGATCAATGAGTCTACTCTTCTCCTTTATCGCAGCCTTTACTGTCTCAATGCTCAATCCATCATGCTTCTTCTCCTCTCTGTCAAGAGTAGTAGTGACTCTAAACATCTCGCCGACTCCAGTTGTTGTGATAACTGGTACTTGAACATACTGAAACCCGTTAGATTGAAAGAACGTGTGGCTCGCTAAGGTTAACGCACTATGGACTCGAGTCACCGACCCAACCTTCACCAACAATTagaatacaaaatttatatcaGCTAAGAAGAATAACAAAACAAGCTTCTAAATATAGATTCAAACCGTAGTTGTGCGGGGCCTGAAGTGAGAGAAGTCTCTAAGCAAATGGAGAGGAAGCTGTTTCTTGGAGAGTGGATACTTCTCTGGATCAACTGTTCCTACATGAAGAAGCTTCTCTGCCTCAAGCT of the Brassica rapa cultivar Chiifu-401-42 chromosome A03, CAAS_Brap_v3.01, whole genome shotgun sequence genome contains:
- the LOC103859218 gene encoding asparagine--tRNA ligase, cytoplasmic 2 isoform X1, which translates into the protein MDSHRKTHQREDEDDVISPKPVALSKYSNRIELKTLLERSDGGARLAGKRVVIGGWVKSSRAVKKDSPPPPPPSQPSSVAVPPPPSTTKSNISCTEIIQSKMNIFRKLFDVLSGGGKTTYPIFDKPEITGQKATSPPEYTIYFLISDGSSVNSLQVVVDSAMSTIPTTQLMSLGTCIVAEGVLRHPLAASAKHVIELEAEKLLHVGTVDPEKYPLSKKQLPLHLLRDFSHFRPRTTTVGSVTRVHSALTLASHTFFQSNGFQYVQVPVITTTGVGEMFRVTTTLDREEKKHDGLSIETVKAAIKEKSRLIDHLKRSDSNREAVAAAVHDLKKTTDLAAQLEKKQKPKAATQKLDFFGCDAYLTVSGRFHLESYASALGKVYTYGPRFTADKIDNARHLAETWNVEAEMAFSELDDAMDCADDFFKFLCRYLLENRHEDMKFISKRVDKTVTTRLEATASNSLLRYSYTEAISLLQKATTRTFETKPKWGVDLTEEHLSYLTDEICKGSVMIIHSYPKEVKPFYVRLNDDKKTVAAFDLVVPKVGVVISGSQNEERFEILDASIKELGSTSREKYEWYLDLRRHGTVKHSGISLRMEHMLLFATGLPDIKDAVPFPRSWGKANN
- the LOC103859218 gene encoding asparagine--tRNA ligase, cytoplasmic 2 isoform X2, which translates into the protein MNIFRKLFDVLSGGGKTTYPIFDKPEITGQKATSPPEYTIYFLISDGSSVNSLQVVVDSAMSTIPTTQLMSLGTCIVAEGVLRHPLAASAKHVIELEAEKLLHVGTVDPEKYPLSKKQLPLHLLRDFSHFRPRTTTVGSVTRVHSALTLASHTFFQSNGFQYVQVPVITTTGVGEMFRVTTTLDREEKKHDGLSIETVKAAIKEKSRLIDHLKRSDSNREAVAAAVHDLKKTTDLAAQLEKKQKPKAATQKLDFFGCDAYLTVSGRFHLESYASALGKVYTYGPRFTADKIDNARHLAETWNVEAEMAFSELDDAMDCADDFFKFLCRYLLENRHEDMKFISKRVDKTVTTRLEATASNSLLRYSYTEAISLLQKATTRTFETKPKWGVDLTEEHLSYLTDEICKGSVMIIHSYPKEVKPFYVRLNDDKKTVAAFDLVVPKVGVVISGSQNEERFEILDASIKELGSTSREKYEWYLDLRRHGTVKHSGISLRMEHMLLFATGLPDIKDAVPFPRSWGKANN